In one Inquilinus sp. Marseille-Q2685 genomic region, the following are encoded:
- a CDS encoding ABC transporter ATP-binding protein encodes MATTTPKIKLEGVHKAFGPKQVLRGIDLEVASGESLVVIGGSGTGKSVLLKSILGLIRPDRGRILIDGAEAQDLSGGDRVDLMKRFGMLFQGAALFDSLTVWENVAFGLIQGRGESRKRAREIAVDKLAQVGLGPDVAALFPAELSGGMQKRVGLARAIAAEPEIIFFDEPTTGLDPIMADVINDLIVKCRRELGATTLSITHDMASARKIADRIAMIYEGRIIWAGPAAQVNDSGNPYVDQFVHGRADGPIQMQVRVS; translated from the coding sequence ATGGCGACCACCACCCCAAAGATCAAACTCGAAGGCGTGCACAAGGCCTTCGGCCCGAAGCAGGTGCTGCGCGGCATCGATCTGGAGGTCGCGTCCGGCGAATCCCTGGTGGTGATCGGCGGTTCCGGCACCGGCAAGTCGGTGCTGCTGAAGTCGATCCTGGGCCTGATCCGCCCGGACCGCGGGCGCATTCTGATCGACGGCGCCGAGGCCCAGGACCTGTCCGGCGGCGACCGGGTCGACCTGATGAAGCGCTTCGGCATGCTGTTCCAGGGCGCCGCCCTGTTCGACAGCCTGACCGTCTGGGAGAACGTGGCCTTCGGCCTGATTCAGGGCCGCGGCGAATCCCGCAAGCGGGCCAGGGAGATCGCGGTCGACAAGCTGGCCCAGGTCGGGCTCGGGCCCGACGTCGCCGCCCTGTTCCCGGCCGAGCTGTCCGGCGGCATGCAGAAGCGCGTCGGCTTGGCCCGTGCCATCGCGGCGGAGCCGGAGATCATCTTCTTCGACGAGCCGACCACCGGCCTCGACCCGATCATGGCCGACGTGATCAACGACCTGATCGTGAAATGCCGGCGCGAGCTGGGTGCCACCACCCTGTCGATCACCCACGACATGGCCAGCGCCCGCAAGATCGCCGACCGCATCGCCATGATCTACGAGGGCCGGATCATCTGGGCGGGGCCGGCGGCGCAGGTGAACGACTCCGGCAATCCCTATGTCGACCAGTTCGTGCACGGCCGCGCGGACGGTCCGATTCAGATGCAGGTCCGGGTGTCCTGA